The following proteins are encoded in a genomic region of Fundidesulfovibrio soli:
- a CDS encoding DUF362 domain-containing protein, whose protein sequence is MNAPQPSTVYFAGLRARGPKDNKLSRIAKLFDKAGFKSLAADGALTAVKVHFGELGNDTFISPVLVRAVVDRLRKHGANPFLTDTATLYSGSRHNAVDHLRTTVMHGFSYETAGAPALIADGLRGNDWREVEVNLKHFKKVKIASGILDSDSMIAVSHFKGHEMAGFGGAIKNLAMGCSPPAGKRDQHSPRFQVSAGKCVGCAECLRVCPENAVKFAAKKAAIDKSMCVGCGECMTVCRTKAISMDWATELGPFTEKMVEYALGAVKNRQDKTAYFNFLVNITPDCDCASWSDAPIVPDIGILASWDPVAIDKACLDLVNRQHGLHGSQLGSNFDPGGHKFLGTWKHTQGDLQLSYAEEIGLGTRNYVLKEI, encoded by the coding sequence ATGAACGCTCCCCAGCCAAGCACCGTCTACTTCGCGGGCCTGCGCGCCCGAGGCCCCAAGGACAACAAGCTCTCCCGCATCGCCAAGCTCTTCGACAAGGCCGGGTTCAAGTCCCTGGCCGCGGACGGCGCGCTCACGGCCGTGAAGGTCCACTTCGGCGAACTCGGCAACGACACCTTCATCAGCCCCGTCCTGGTGCGCGCGGTCGTGGACCGGCTGCGCAAGCACGGGGCCAACCCGTTCCTGACGGACACGGCCACGCTCTACTCCGGCTCGCGCCACAACGCCGTGGACCACCTGCGCACCACCGTAATGCACGGTTTCAGCTACGAGACCGCCGGGGCCCCCGCGCTCATCGCCGACGGCCTGCGCGGCAACGACTGGCGCGAGGTCGAGGTGAACCTCAAGCACTTCAAGAAGGTCAAGATCGCCTCCGGCATCCTGGACTCCGACTCCATGATCGCCGTGTCCCACTTCAAGGGCCACGAGATGGCCGGCTTCGGCGGGGCCATCAAGAACCTGGCCATGGGCTGCTCGCCCCCGGCGGGCAAGCGGGACCAGCATTCGCCCCGCTTCCAGGTCAGCGCGGGCAAGTGCGTGGGCTGCGCCGAGTGCCTGCGCGTCTGCCCGGAGAACGCCGTGAAGTTCGCGGCCAAGAAGGCCGCCATCGACAAGTCCATGTGCGTGGGCTGCGGCGAGTGCATGACCGTGTGCCGCACCAAGGCCATCAGCATGGACTGGGCCACGGAACTGGGCCCCTTCACCGAAAAGATGGTGGAATACGCCCTCGGGGCCGTGAAAAACCGCCAGGACAAGACCGCCTACTTCAACTTCCTGGTGAACATCACTCCGGACTGCGACTGCGCCTCCTGGTCGGACGCGCCCATCGTGCCCGACATAGGCATCCTCGCCTCCTGGGACCCCGTAGCCATTGACAAAGCCTGCCTTGATCTGGTCAATCGCCAACACGGCCTCCACGGCTCCCAGCTGGGCTCCAACTTCGACCCCGGCGGGCACAAGTTCTTGGGCACGTGGAAGCACACCCAGGGGGACCTCCAGCTCTCCTACGCCGAGGAAATCGGACTGGGCACGCGGAATTACGTGCTCAAGGAGATCTGA
- a CDS encoding acetate uptake transporter, producing MSQTTANPAPVGLLGFGMTTILLNIHNAGFFPISAMILGMGIFYGGIAQVIAGVLEYKKGNTFAYTAFTSYGMFWLTLVFLIVAPKMGLTAPTEHAYMGWYLFVWGVFTFFMWIGTLKKGPVLKFIFGSLTVLFFLLAIRDWTGSALIGTIAGWEGIVCGASAFYLGVAEVLEEACGRKVLPF from the coding sequence ATGAGCCAGACCACAGCCAATCCCGCCCCCGTAGGCCTGCTCGGCTTCGGGATGACCACCATCCTGCTCAACATCCACAACGCCGGGTTCTTCCCCATCAGCGCCATGATCCTTGGCATGGGCATTTTCTACGGCGGCATCGCCCAGGTCATCGCCGGGGTGCTCGAATACAAGAAGGGCAACACCTTCGCCTACACCGCGTTCACCAGCTACGGCATGTTCTGGCTGACCCTGGTGTTCCTCATCGTGGCCCCCAAGATGGGCCTGACCGCCCCCACCGAGCACGCCTACATGGGCTGGTACCTGTTCGTGTGGGGCGTCTTCACCTTCTTCATGTGGATCGGCACGCTGAAGAAAGGCCCGGTGCTCAAGTTCATCTTCGGCTCGCTCACCGTGCTCTTCTTCCTGCTGGCCATCAGGGACTGGACCGGCTCGGCGCTCATCGGCACCATCGCGGGCTGGGAGGGCATCGTCTGCGGCGCTTCCGCCTTCTACCTGGGCGTGGCCGAGGTGCTGGAGGAGGCCTGCGGCCGCAAGGTGCTTCCCTTCTAG
- a CDS encoding ubiquinone/menaquinone biosynthesis methyltransferase — MASDHGRSVASMFGRIAGWYDFLNHFLSLGLDILWRRRLVDHIGVSASGSPRVLDLAAGTLDVSLEIARRFPRARIAAADFCLPMLAQGAQKLARRGVASIAPVQADGRALPFPDETFEAATIAFGIRNIRPRSEAYAELLRVLRPGGRLCILEFGSGKQRILGGVYNLYLNRLLPLLGKIFSKDDGAYQYLADTIREFPDAPSLAQEMRDAGFASVDWERLAFGIVVIHVGVKQG; from the coding sequence ATGGCGTCCGATCATGGCCGCAGCGTGGCCTCCATGTTCGGCCGCATCGCCGGCTGGTACGATTTTCTGAATCATTTCTTGAGCCTCGGGCTGGACATTCTCTGGCGCAGGCGTCTGGTGGACCACATCGGGGTTTCCGCCTCGGGCAGCCCCCGCGTGCTGGACCTTGCGGCCGGAACCCTGGACGTCTCCCTTGAGATCGCCCGGCGCTTCCCTCGCGCGCGCATCGCCGCGGCGGACTTCTGCCTGCCCATGCTGGCGCAGGGCGCACAGAAGCTGGCCCGGCGCGGGGTGGCCTCCATCGCCCCGGTGCAGGCCGATGGCAGGGCCCTGCCCTTCCCGGACGAGACGTTCGAGGCCGCCACCATCGCCTTCGGCATCCGCAACATCCGGCCCCGCTCCGAGGCCTACGCGGAGCTCTTGCGCGTGCTCAGGCCCGGGGGCAGGCTCTGCATTCTGGAATTCGGTTCTGGGAAGCAGCGCATCCTGGGCGGGGTGTACAACCTGTACCTGAACCGGCTTCTGCCGCTTTTGGGGAAAATTTTCTCGAAGGATGACGGGGCGTATCAGTATCTGGCCGACACCATACGCGAATTCCCGGACGCGCCCTCCCTGGCTCAGGAGATGCGCGACGCGGGCTTCGCCTCGGTCGATTGGGAGCGCCTGGCTTTCGGCATCGTGGTCATACACGTGGGCGTCAAGCAGGGTTGA
- a CDS encoding DUF2065 domain-containing protein, with protein sequence MNIDWKIVAMGLGIALVIEGLPYFLLADKMPEVLRALASTKTRTLRIMGLCAMLAGVTLVWLMKR encoded by the coding sequence ATGAACATCGACTGGAAGATCGTCGCCATGGGGCTCGGCATCGCGCTCGTGATCGAGGGCCTGCCTTATTTTCTGCTCGCGGACAAGATGCCGGAGGTGCTGCGCGCGCTGGCCTCCACCAAAACCAGGACCCTGCGGATCATGGGGCTGTGCGCCATGCTCGCCGGGGTGACGCTGGTCTGGCTGATGAAGCGCTGA
- a CDS encoding nucleotide sugar dehydrogenase produces MVTYDELTSGSATVAVVGLGYVGLPLAVALSGTFKVVGFDISPRRIEQLNLGRDDTGEVDAARLAAAKVEYTCDPARLRACKLIIVAVPTPIDSHRSPDLRPIRSASTTVGENLSPGSVVVYESTVYPGLTEEVCVPILSERSGLTCGKDFFVGYSPERINPGDKVHTLETIVKVVAGQDGPTTDLLCAVYGAVVTAGVHRASSIKVAEAAKVIENTQRDLNIALMNELALICGKLDIDTIEVLEAAGSKWNFLGFRPGLVGGHCIGVDPYYLTFLAEGLGLHPQVIQAGRRINDSMGKHVAECCIKRLIAAKRPISGAKVGILGLTFKENVPDLRNTKVVDVISELREYGVEVLVHDPMAAPEEALEEYGLELSPLEDLTGLEALIVAVSHRQYAGLSPENVLPRFANPSTGLVMDIRGALDKARFTAAGLSYWRL; encoded by the coding sequence GTGGTCACTTACGACGAACTTACCTCCGGCAGCGCGACAGTCGCGGTGGTGGGCCTTGGTTACGTGGGCCTGCCGTTGGCCGTGGCGCTCTCCGGTACCTTCAAGGTGGTGGGTTTCGACATCTCCCCCCGCCGCATAGAGCAACTGAACCTTGGCCGCGACGACACCGGCGAAGTGGACGCCGCCAGGCTGGCCGCCGCCAAGGTGGAATACACCTGCGACCCCGCCCGCCTGCGCGCCTGCAAGCTCATCATCGTGGCCGTGCCCACGCCCATCGACTCGCACCGCAGCCCGGACCTGCGCCCCATCCGCTCCGCCTCCACCACCGTGGGCGAGAATCTTTCCCCCGGCAGCGTGGTGGTCTACGAGTCCACCGTGTACCCCGGCCTCACGGAGGAGGTCTGCGTGCCCATCCTCTCGGAGCGTTCGGGCCTGACCTGCGGGAAGGATTTCTTCGTGGGCTACTCGCCGGAGCGCATCAACCCCGGCGACAAGGTGCATACCCTGGAGACCATCGTGAAGGTGGTCGCCGGGCAGGACGGCCCCACCACGGACCTGCTCTGCGCCGTGTACGGCGCAGTGGTCACGGCCGGGGTGCACCGGGCCAGCTCCATCAAGGTGGCCGAGGCGGCCAAGGTCATCGAGAACACCCAGCGCGACCTGAACATCGCCCTGATGAACGAACTGGCGCTGATCTGCGGCAAGCTGGACATCGACACCATCGAGGTGCTGGAGGCTGCGGGCTCCAAGTGGAACTTCCTGGGCTTCAGGCCCGGCCTGGTGGGCGGCCACTGCATCGGCGTGGACCCCTACTACCTCACCTTCCTGGCCGAGGGCCTGGGCCTGCACCCGCAGGTGATCCAGGCGGGCAGGCGCATCAACGACTCCATGGGCAAGCATGTGGCCGAGTGCTGCATCAAGCGCCTGATCGCGGCCAAACGCCCCATCAGCGGCGCCAAGGTGGGCATCCTGGGCCTGACCTTCAAGGAGAACGTGCCCGACCTGCGCAACACCAAGGTGGTGGACGTCATCAGCGAACTGCGCGAGTACGGCGTCGAGGTCCTGGTCCATGATCCCATGGCCGCCCCCGAGGAGGCCCTGGAGGAATACGGGCTGGAGCTCTCCCCGCTGGAGGACCTCACCGGGCTGGAGGCCCTGATCGTGGCCGTGAGCCACAGGCAGTACGCCGGCCTTTCCCCCGAGAATGTTCTGCCCCGTTTCGCCAACCCGTCCACCGGGCTGGTGATGGACATCCGGGGAGCCCTGGACAAGGCCCGATTCACGGCCGCGGGCCTTTCCTACTGGAGGCTGTAA
- the mqnB gene encoding futalosine hydrolase, whose amino-acid sequence MTLALAAATPGELRHALAKIAPELAGPEWAGLIPARGAVQAEIRGRDVLLLVTGVGPLSAALEAATALERYRVTGMLNLGVAGSFDTAKAPLCAPVAASEEVCADFGVAGRDGLADASGFPFPQWEGVGGKIFDRLRLDPDEAAKALGLALPPGWTRAPALTSGVVTGGAERAAALAARHATLTESMEGFALALACKARGLPFLEVRTISNAVGERDLKQWKLALALAGLGDVLAGLMPEPGVG is encoded by the coding sequence ATGACGCTGGCCCTGGCGGCGGCCACCCCGGGCGAGCTGCGCCACGCCCTGGCCAAAATAGCGCCGGAGCTGGCCGGGCCGGAGTGGGCTGGACTGATCCCCGCGCGGGGCGCGGTCCAGGCGGAGATTCGCGGGCGTGACGTCCTGCTGCTGGTCACGGGCGTAGGCCCCCTGTCGGCGGCCCTGGAGGCGGCCACGGCCCTTGAGCGCTACCGGGTGACGGGGATGCTCAACCTGGGTGTCGCCGGCAGCTTCGATACGGCCAAGGCCCCCCTGTGCGCCCCGGTTGCCGCCAGCGAAGAGGTCTGCGCCGATTTCGGCGTGGCCGGGCGGGACGGCCTTGCCGACGCCTCCGGCTTCCCCTTTCCGCAATGGGAGGGCGTGGGCGGGAAGATTTTCGACCGGCTTCGCCTGGACCCGGACGAAGCCGCCAAGGCCCTGGGGCTCGCCCTGCCTCCGGGCTGGACGCGCGCCCCGGCGCTGACCTCCGGGGTTGTCACGGGCGGGGCGGAGCGTGCCGCTGCCCTGGCCGCCAGGCACGCAACGCTCACCGAGAGCATGGAGGGGTTCGCCCTCGCCCTGGCCTGCAAGGCGCGGGGCTTGCCTTTTTTGGAAGTTCGGACCATCTCCAACGCTGTCGGAGAACGCGACCTCAAGCAGTGGAAGCTCGCCCTGGCCCTCGCCGGGCTGGGAGACGTACTGGCCGGGCTCATGCCCGAGCCGGGTGTCGGGTAA
- a CDS encoding polyprenyl synthetase family protein, with product MNTFASYLAGELPKIETCLRSHVSTLNPYVRPMAEHVLQAGGKRLRPVLTLLCARALGYSGGDPYPLACSLEVLHSATLLHDDVLDGSELRRGRPAAHTLFGVGQSILAGDALLALANVMIASYNVPPLMVCLSQAILNTASGEVQEIARVRDVTMDMQGYLDIITGKTACLIQSACEAGALLAGAAPELVKAAADFGMNIGIAFQLVDDALDYSSPKEVSGKPKGADIREGKLTLPLIFYLESLDPAGRERFTKAFKENTLQESELESTLVAINAGGFVERTRDMAASYIKDAGRCLAVFPATPETTLLYAALEGMAKRDK from the coding sequence ATGAACACATTCGCCTCATACCTGGCCGGGGAGCTTCCGAAGATCGAAACGTGCCTGCGCAGCCACGTGAGCACGCTCAATCCCTACGTCAGGCCCATGGCCGAGCATGTGCTCCAGGCCGGCGGCAAGCGGCTGCGCCCCGTGCTCACGCTGCTGTGCGCCCGCGCCCTGGGCTACTCCGGGGGCGACCCCTACCCCCTGGCCTGCTCGCTGGAGGTGCTGCACTCGGCCACGCTGCTGCACGACGACGTGCTCGACGGCTCGGAGCTGCGCCGGGGCAGGCCCGCCGCGCACACGCTCTTCGGCGTGGGGCAGTCCATCCTGGCGGGCGACGCGCTGCTGGCCCTGGCCAACGTCATGATCGCCTCCTACAACGTCCCGCCGCTCATGGTCTGCCTTTCCCAGGCCATCCTGAACACCGCCAGCGGCGAAGTGCAGGAGATCGCCCGCGTGCGCGACGTGACCATGGACATGCAGGGCTACCTGGACATCATCACCGGCAAGACCGCCTGCCTGATCCAGTCCGCCTGCGAGGCGGGGGCGTTGCTGGCAGGGGCCGCGCCGGAACTGGTCAAGGCCGCGGCGGATTTCGGCATGAACATCGGCATCGCCTTCCAGTTGGTGGACGACGCCCTGGACTACTCCTCTCCCAAGGAAGTCTCCGGCAAGCCCAAGGGCGCGGATATTCGCGAAGGCAAGCTCACGCTGCCGCTGATCTTCTATCTCGAATCCCTCGACCCCGCCGGGCGCGAGCGCTTTACAAAAGCCTTCAAAGAGAACACATTGCAGGAGAGTGAGCTGGAATCCACCCTCGTAGCGATCAACGCAGGAGGCTTTGTGGAACGCACGCGCGACATGGCCGCCTCCTACATCAAGGACGCCGGGCGGTGTTTGGCGGTCTTCCCCGCCACCCCGGAAACCACGCTGCTATATGCCGCCTTGGAGGGCATGGCCAAGCGCGACAAGTAA